Proteins from a single region of Lelliottia sp. JS-SCA-14:
- a CDS encoding HD domain-containing phosphohydrolase, with protein sequence MVNMRRRTPRITSLFWILILAALVWARAAFAQSAAETHAIPVWIYDADSFEFWRSPQGELQGFYPELVRAINEKYGTLLELTPVSGPEIGQRFNRDIYGVYAGVLRTEARARTKILSSQLFNNEVVAASPSMSVNTIEELANARVLFRQNDATLESVQKRYPELKFRSLHLVASSEEAFRLLSEHKADFYINDASEMENTQRYYLISRPFPELRIPVVLAFSPELKDLREKVNVFLGEWYRSGKMHRTLEESKRHYLLSRISISKEERAWLTNNRLQIWLPKNENFAPVVWKDERGYQGTAINMIKDMRDLLGMEVDVHFIDHYADALRQQRWPVRLVNVAETTDPEHAAGRIGPDVAWHNVYYNRIKQPFLWDEESIRSQRVGVLEGSFAARYLQNRFGSDVVIVTRHSVNGLIDAMENNKVDFILGDLSSLESTLRGNELFRGVLKVAGVTRSEFIVGPWVQPDHPLYHLLTQVNRLSSFRTQLERHEVHEFFPALTKNTLKIISVILFVTVLFSIGMLFMMRRHIKESRLVNRNIVQALEKVNRAHDDETGSHIQRVAKYCGMMARELNLSRKMMTEIEHFASLHDVGKIAVPDRILRKQGPLTEHEFSEMKLHTTKGYMIIQGLGLGPVAENIIHFHHEKWDGSGYPEGLRGENIPLEARILALADVYDALRQKRVYKPGFSHEQACEVIFEGAGKHFDPQLIALFRQHHLKFRMIFDSLAD encoded by the coding sequence ATGGTGAATATGCGCCGCCGGACGCCTCGCATCACATCGCTTTTCTGGATACTTATCCTCGCAGCCCTGGTCTGGGCCCGAGCCGCTTTTGCCCAGTCCGCTGCCGAAACCCACGCCATTCCCGTCTGGATTTATGACGCCGACAGCTTTGAATTCTGGCGCTCGCCTCAAGGCGAGTTACAGGGTTTTTATCCAGAACTGGTGCGCGCCATTAATGAAAAATATGGCACCCTTCTGGAACTCACGCCGGTCAGCGGCCCCGAGATCGGCCAGCGTTTTAACCGCGACATCTACGGCGTGTATGCGGGCGTGCTCAGAACCGAGGCCCGCGCGCGCACTAAAATTCTCTCCTCGCAGCTGTTCAATAATGAAGTGGTGGCCGCCAGCCCGAGCATGTCCGTGAATACGATCGAAGAGCTGGCGAATGCCCGCGTGCTGTTTCGCCAGAACGACGCCACTCTGGAAAGCGTGCAGAAGCGTTATCCGGAGCTGAAATTCCGCTCGCTGCATCTGGTCGCCAGCAGCGAAGAGGCGTTCCGTTTGCTGAGCGAGCACAAGGCGGATTTCTACATCAATGACGCCAGCGAGATGGAAAACACCCAGCGCTATTATCTGATCTCCCGCCCCTTTCCCGAACTGCGTATTCCGGTGGTGCTGGCCTTCAGCCCGGAGCTGAAAGATCTGCGTGAAAAGGTGAATGTGTTTCTCGGCGAGTGGTATCGCAGTGGGAAGATGCACAGGACGCTGGAAGAGAGCAAGCGCCACTACCTCCTCAGCCGGATTTCGATCTCAAAAGAGGAGCGCGCGTGGCTTACGAACAACCGCCTGCAAATCTGGCTGCCGAAAAATGAGAACTTTGCGCCGGTGGTCTGGAAGGACGAGCGCGGCTATCAGGGCACCGCCATCAACATGATCAAGGACATGCGCGACCTGCTGGGCATGGAAGTGGATGTCCATTTTATCGATCACTATGCCGACGCGCTGAGGCAGCAGCGCTGGCCGGTCCGCCTGGTGAATGTCGCGGAAACCACCGATCCCGAGCACGCCGCTGGCCGCATCGGGCCGGATGTGGCGTGGCATAACGTTTACTATAACCGTATCAAGCAGCCTTTCCTGTGGGATGAAGAGAGTATCCGCAGCCAGCGCGTGGGCGTGCTGGAGGGTTCATTCGCGGCCCGCTATCTGCAAAATCGCTTTGGCAGCGACGTGGTGATCGTCACCCGTCACAGCGTAAACGGGCTTATCGACGCGATGGAGAACAATAAAGTCGACTTCATTCTGGGGGATCTGAGCTCGCTGGAATCGACCCTGCGCGGCAACGAACTGTTTCGCGGCGTTCTGAAAGTCGCGGGCGTCACCCGCAGCGAATTCATCGTCGGCCCCTGGGTTCAGCCCGATCATCCGCTGTATCACTTGCTGACTCAGGTTAACCGCCTGTCGAGCTTCCGCACTCAGCTGGAACGTCATGAGGTGCACGAGTTCTTCCCGGCGCTCACCAAAAACACCTTAAAAATTATCAGCGTGATCCTGTTCGTCACCGTGCTTTTTAGCATTGGGATGCTGTTCATGATGCGTCGGCATATAAAAGAGAGCCGCCTGGTGAACCGCAATATTGTGCAGGCCCTGGAGAAGGTGAACCGCGCCCACGACGATGAAACCGGAAGCCATATTCAGCGCGTGGCGAAATATTGCGGAATGATGGCGCGGGAACTGAATCTGTCGCGCAAAATGATGACAGAGATCGAACATTTTGCGTCGCTGCACGACGTCGGCAAAATTGCGGTGCCGGACAGGATCTTGCGCAAGCAAGGCCCGCTGACGGAACATGAGTTCAGCGAGATGAAACTGCACACCACCAAGGGCTATATGATTATTCAGGGCCTGGGGCTCGGCCCGGTGGCGGAAAACATCATTCACTTCCATCATGAGAAATGGGACGGCAGCGGCTATCCCGAAGGGCTGCGCGGAGAAAATATTCCGCTCGAAGCGCGCATTCTGGCGCTGGCAGATGTGTACGACGCCCTGCGGCAAAAGCGCGTCTATAAACCCGGATTCAGCCATGAGCAGGCGTGCGAAGTGATTTTTGAGGGTGCCGGAAAACATTTCGATCCGCAGCTGATCGCCCTGTTCCGCCAGCACCATCTGAAATTCCGCATGATCTTCGACAGTCTCGCCGATTAA
- the yecR gene encoding YecR family lipoprotein — MKRVFVAGLVLLLAGCTVTRQAQVSNADATGGVVRLDYGQPIFQNARYDDYVTNGTATRECQSMGFATASFYGQPIKTCSLFSGSVCLNQTVTIQYKCMGYAINPGPTQTYY, encoded by the coding sequence ATGAAGAGAGTATTCGTTGCAGGATTAGTACTGCTCCTCGCGGGCTGCACGGTCACCCGCCAGGCGCAGGTGAGCAATGCCGATGCGACTGGCGGCGTGGTCCGGCTGGATTACGGTCAGCCGATTTTCCAGAATGCCCGTTACGATGACTACGTCACCAACGGGACCGCCACGCGCGAGTGTCAGAGCATGGGCTTCGCGACCGCCTCTTTCTACGGCCAGCCGATTAAAACCTGTAGCCTGTTCAGCGGGTCGGTTTGCCTCAACCAGACCGTCACCATTCAGTACAAATGCATGGGCTATGCGATAAATCCTGGCCCTACCCAAACCTACTATTAA
- the ftnA gene encoding non-heme ferritin has protein sequence MLKTEMIDKLNEQMNLELFSSLLYQQMSAWCSYHSFEGAAAFLRRHAQEEMTHMQRLFDYLSDTGSLPRINPVASPFAEYASLDELFRATYEHEQLITQKINELTHAAMVAQDYPTFNFLQWYVAEQHEEEKLFKSVLDKLSLAGKSGEGLYFIDKELSTLDTQK, from the coding sequence ATGCTGAAAACTGAAATGATCGATAAGCTCAACGAACAAATGAACCTTGAGCTTTTTTCATCCCTGCTTTATCAACAGATGAGTGCCTGGTGCAGCTACCACAGCTTTGAAGGCGCGGCTGCGTTTCTGCGTCGCCACGCTCAGGAAGAGATGACGCACATGCAGCGTCTGTTCGATTATCTCTCTGACACCGGCAGCCTGCCGCGCATCAACCCGGTTGCGTCTCCGTTTGCCGAGTACGCCTCTCTGGACGAACTGTTCCGCGCCACTTACGAACACGAACAGCTGATCACCCAGAAAATTAACGAACTGACTCACGCGGCGATGGTGGCTCAGGATTATCCGACCTTTAATTTCCTGCAATGGTATGTTGCAGAGCAGCACGAAGAAGAGAAACTGTTTAAATCCGTACTCGATAAATTATCGCTGGCGGGTAAATCAGGCGAAGGTCTGTACTTTATTGATAAAGAGTTGTCGACTCTCGACACACAGAAATAA
- the tyrP gene encoding tyrosine transporter TyrP, giving the protein MKNRTLGSIFIVAGTTIGAGMLAMPLAAAGVGFGVTLVLLGCLWALMCYTALLLLEVYQHVPADTGLGSLAARYLGRYGQWITGFSMMFLMYALTAAYMSGAGELIASSVNDWFGTDISPATGVVFFTLIGGGVVCVGTSLVDLFNRFLFTAKIIFLVVMLALLAPHVHKVNLLTLPLQQGLALSAIPVIFTSFGFHGSVPSIVSYMNGDIRKLRRVFIIGSAIPLIAYIFWQLVTLGSIGSSTFMGLMADHSGLNGFLQALREVVASPHVELAVHLFADLALATSFLGVALGLFDYLADLFQRNRSVGGRIQTGLITFLPPLAFALFYPRGFVMALGYAGVALAVLALLLPSLLAWKSRQQHPDSGYRVWGGKPLLGLVFVCGIGVILVQFLIVAGVLPEVG; this is encoded by the coding sequence GTGAAGAACAGAACACTGGGAAGTATTTTTATCGTCGCAGGCACGACGATTGGCGCAGGAATGCTGGCGATGCCACTGGCCGCCGCGGGCGTCGGATTTGGCGTGACGCTGGTGCTATTGGGTTGCCTGTGGGCGTTGATGTGTTACACCGCCCTGCTGTTGCTGGAAGTGTATCAGCACGTTCCGGCGGATACGGGCCTCGGCTCGCTGGCCGCGCGCTATCTTGGCCGCTACGGTCAGTGGATCACCGGTTTTAGCATGATGTTCCTGATGTATGCCCTGACGGCGGCGTACATGAGCGGTGCGGGCGAGCTGATTGCGTCGAGCGTCAACGACTGGTTTGGCACGGATATCTCTCCGGCCACCGGCGTTGTCTTCTTTACCCTGATTGGCGGCGGCGTGGTGTGCGTCGGTACATCGCTAGTCGATCTCTTTAACCGTTTTCTGTTTACCGCCAAGATTATTTTCCTGGTGGTGATGCTGGCCCTGCTGGCTCCGCACGTTCACAAAGTGAATCTGCTGACGCTGCCTCTGCAACAGGGTCTGGCGCTTTCCGCAATCCCCGTGATTTTCACCTCCTTCGGCTTTCACGGCAGCGTGCCGAGCATCGTCAGCTATATGAATGGCGATATTCGTAAGCTGCGTCGCGTGTTTATTATCGGCAGTGCGATCCCGCTGATTGCCTATATTTTCTGGCAGCTGGTGACGCTCGGCAGCATTGGCTCTTCGACCTTTATGGGCTTAATGGCCGATCACTCGGGTCTGAACGGATTCCTGCAGGCGTTACGTGAAGTAGTGGCCTCGCCGCACGTAGAGCTGGCGGTGCATCTGTTTGCCGATCTGGCGCTGGCCACCTCCTTCCTCGGCGTGGCGCTGGGGTTGTTCGATTATCTGGCGGATCTGTTCCAGCGTAATCGCTCCGTCGGCGGACGCATTCAGACGGGACTGATCACCTTCCTGCCACCGCTAGCCTTCGCGCTGTTCTATCCGCGCGGATTTGTGATGGCGCTGGGTTACGCGGGCGTGGCGCTGGCGGTGCTGGCGCTGCTGCTCCCTTCTCTGCTGGCATGGAAAAGCCGCCAGCAGCATCCGGATTCGGGTTATCGGGTGTGGGGCGGGAAGCCGTTGTTAGGCCTGGTGTTTGTGTGTGGGATTGGGGTGATTTTGGTGCAGTTTTTGATTGTGGCGGGGGTGTTGCCCGAGGTCGGGTGA
- a CDS encoding SymE family type I addiction module toxin, with protein sequence MAANEFMPDPTIAQTDPERSEGNDRFHEVTRKKDARRLHGKTLNVAMVHARADTPQSSTACCELYSRMGHSYLPLTGEWLSKAGFIDGMPVKIRVMPDCIIITPQNTRELWGCLEGMSVVSINKQRVSEWLKTFPGALNDTGNIPVVQR encoded by the coding sequence ATGGCTGCGAATGAGTTTATGCCAGATCCCACTATTGCCCAAACAGATCCTGAGAGATCAGAGGGTAATGATCGTTTTCACGAGGTGACTCGCAAAAAAGACGCCCGTCGTCTGCACGGTAAAACCCTGAATGTCGCCATGGTGCATGCGCGAGCTGACACGCCTCAGTCCAGCACCGCCTGCTGCGAACTTTATTCGCGCATGGGACACAGCTATCTACCTCTTACCGGAGAGTGGCTTTCGAAAGCCGGTTTTATCGACGGGATGCCGGTGAAAATTCGTGTGATGCCGGACTGCATCATCATCACCCCGCAAAACACCCGCGAGTTGTGGGGCTGTCTGGAAGGCATGAGCGTGGTGAGTATAAACAAACAGCGCGTATCGGAGTGGTTAAAAACCTTTCCTGGTGCGCTAAATGATACGGGGAATATTCCGGTGGTGCAGCGGTGA